Within Brachyhypopomus gauderio isolate BG-103 chromosome 4, BGAUD_0.2, whole genome shotgun sequence, the genomic segment TCCAGCTGTTCTTCAGTGGCCTGTTTCATGCTTAACATATTCCTAACCTTACTACTTAAATGCATTTATGCATTACTGGGAAAAAGTCAGAAAATGGTGTCTGGGGAAGTTTAGGACAGTAGGGCTGTTTTTACAGTTTGGGCATTTTTACGGCATTTAGACGCATGGAAACACATGAGGCACCAGCTGCGTAGCGCATCTCTCTCAGCATTCCAGACCACTGCTTCTTGTCGTCTTCAAACCTGTGGTAAAAAAGTGTTCTTAGACATCGGCACATTTATTATACAGTTCAATGGGCTTAATGGTTTTCATAGCTGTTGTAATAGAATACATTTAGAATAGAATTCTTGCAAGCACTAACAACATGACTGGCAAAATCTCAGTCATGTTGGAGCAATGGAACCTGCGTTCCTAAAAGGCCAGTGACTACTTACTGCCAGATGTCTATGATCTCTGAAGGGGAACACTCTTTGTTATCCGTCTCTACCATGGTGAAGCCCCCAACTGAGTACagcacaccaccactactgacCAGGTTGACTGAGCTCCTCTCCTGGGCAAATTCAGGGAAGGCTTCCCATCTGCAAGGCAAAAGAGAAGCATATGATTTTACACAAGTCTTAAGTGATGTGGACTGCATCATTCAATGTATTCTGTTAAGATACAAGTTTTGCAAGCCACAAAATTTTTACATATATTCTTTAAGTCGTATGATGGTACCTACTTGTTGGTTCCAAAGTCATAAGCTTCACAAGATCCTAACAGGCCATCTTCATTGACTCCTCCAATCACAATAATCTTTCCTTTGTGAACTGTAGCCCCAAACATGGACCTTGGTGTTTTCATTGCAGGAAGCTCTTTCCATTCTGACTTTTTGTGGTTATATGCAAACATCTTGTTGATAATTTTGCTGAATAGTGTATGAAAGAAAACATCATTGAGTATTACAATACTCCTGCAGCCCAGTTCAATATTCATAGTCATCTTACTTTTCATCCGTCTTTCCTCCAATACAGTATACCAGGCCGTTTTGTGAAACCACACTGTGACCGTGTATCTTCAAGGGAAGTTTTTTAGTTTCGGTCCATTTCATTTTGCTGCCAGACAAAACACATGACATGAATGTCTTGTTCATATTTGAAAAGCTCAAATGAAAAGTCAACAGTTTACAGTCCTACACTCACTCAGTGTCATAGCACATTACGGAGTCCAGGGATTCATTGGTCTGCAAGTCTTTGCCAGCAACAGCAAAGAGAAGATTTTCAAATTCTCCCATGGCAAACAGACATCTGGGAGAAGGCAATGGTGGTAGAGCAATCCAGTCTGGAGTATGAGGGTCATACTGGAATAAACATGATTAAAtgtaaaattaaaaatacattttttgatGTCTAAAATACATGTAACTTTAGGGTATTTACTACAAACATTCAAAGTCATGAGTACAACTATCCCATAAAGGAAAATCACACAAGTGGAACATTACACGGCCATTTACCTGATAAAAATAGCATTGCAATGGTGTTTCTTTATTGTCGTCATCCACAAAGAGTCCACCTGCGACATAAAGTTGGTTCTTTTTGGTAGCGATGCTAACATGGTTCCGGGGTATCTGCTCTGCCATTGCTGCTAATGAGCATTCATTCTCAACAGGGTCATACACTACAGCGGCAGTGTCGTTGATCATCATGATAAGGTCTTTAGCGTGCATCCCCATCCTTTTGTTGTCATTCAGGTAACCAGGCAGTGAGTCCTCTCCGTCCTCTTTACCTCCCTCCTTATTTGCCGGAAGCTTCCCAGCAAAGGCATCTTTGATGACCTTCATTTTTTTCACAAGTTCAGGATCAGATTTGATTATATCGTCCTTTTCTACCTTGTCCTTGAAATACTTCTCCGGAAGAAGACGGAAGCGGATGTGTTCGAAAGCTTCGCTTAAGAACTTTACCCGTTTTTCTTTGTCCTTCCTGATCCATTTCATCAGTAGTTCAAATACCACTTCCTCCTTGTCCACATTAAGAGCGTCAACCCCTATGATGGCAAAAAGCTCGGGAGGGTTAAACTCAAGAAAGTCTTCCTCTTTAGCTAGTGTCTGAAATCTTTCAGCTATGTAGTCTCTTGCTGCA encodes:
- the klhl41a gene encoding kelch-like protein 41a translates to MEPTTIREDLKLYQSTLLQDGLKELLKENKFIDCILKVGDRSLPCHKLILAACSPYFRELYFTEDGKEKSSENKEVVLENVDPTIMDMIVNYLYSAEIEITDENVQDIFAVANRFQIPSVFTVCVNYLQKKLSVGNCLAIFKLGLVLNCPRLAIAARDYIAERFQTLAKEEDFLEFNPPELFAIIGVDALNVDKEEVVFELLMKWIRKDKEKRVKFLSEAFEHIRFRLLPEKYFKDKVEKDDIIKSDPELVKKMKVIKDAFAGKLPANKEGGKEDGEDSLPGYLNDNKRMGMHAKDLIMMINDTAAVVYDPVENECSLAAMAEQIPRNHVSIATKKNQLYVAGGLFVDDDNKETPLQCYFYQYDPHTPDWIALPPLPSPRCLFAMGEFENLLFAVAGKDLQTNESLDSVMCYDTDKMKWTETKKLPLKIHGHSVVSQNGLVYCIGGKTDENKIINKMFAYNHKKSEWKELPAMKTPRSMFGATVHKGKIIVIGGVNEDGLLGSCEAYDFGTNKWEAFPEFAQERSSVNLVSSGGVLYSVGGFTMVETDNKECSPSEIIDIWQFEDDKKQWSGMLREMRYAAGASCVSMRLNAVKMPKL